In one window of Polaromonas naphthalenivorans CJ2 DNA:
- a CDS encoding MotA/TolQ/ExbB proton channel family protein, whose protein sequence is MFSIIQAAGWPIWPLLACSIVALALIIERFSSLKTLKVAPPKLLGEAMIVSRATLPSPDVVLKLEQNSLLGEVLASGFRALGANPRISEADLRSTLEGAGRQAAHKLERYLAALATIASAAPLLGLLGTVIGMIEIFGAQTGSAGGANPAQLAQGISMALYNTAFGLMVAIPALIFWRYFRARVDGYLLTMELAAEQFVRHLNRLRK, encoded by the coding sequence TTGTTTTCGATCATACAAGCCGCAGGCTGGCCGATCTGGCCCCTGCTAGCGTGTTCCATAGTGGCCCTGGCACTGATCATTGAGCGTTTTTCAAGCCTGAAAACACTGAAAGTTGCACCGCCCAAATTACTTGGCGAAGCGATGATTGTCTCGCGAGCCACCCTTCCATCGCCCGATGTCGTCCTGAAACTGGAACAGAACTCCCTCCTTGGCGAAGTGCTGGCCAGCGGCTTTCGGGCGCTTGGCGCCAATCCGCGCATCAGCGAAGCCGACCTGCGCTCCACACTGGAAGGCGCCGGTCGCCAGGCGGCACACAAACTGGAACGCTACCTGGCCGCGCTGGCGACGATTGCCTCGGCGGCGCCCCTGCTCGGCCTGCTGGGCACGGTAATCGGCATGATCGAGATTTTCGGCGCCCAGACGGGCAGTGCGGGCGGCGCCAACCCGGCGCAACTGGCGCAAGGCATTTCAATGGCGCTGTACAACACCGCTTTCGGCCTGATGGTGGCCATACCGGCACTGATTTTCTGGCGCTACTTTCGCGCCCGGGTGGATGGCTACCTGCTGACGATGGAACTGGCGGCCGAACAGTTTGTGCGCCATCTCAATCGGCTGCGCAAATGA
- the xseA gene encoding exodeoxyribonuclease VII large subunit, translating to MVDAFSFRERPVASLRESGVRVWPVGSLLRAIADSLEARFNPVAVQGELAGFSRAASGHCYFSLKDGQGQIRCAMFRRAASLLDFSPRDGQLVELRGRLGVYEPRGELQLVVESMQQAGQGTLFEQFLQLKARLEQEGLFDTARKRPLPVMPRAIGVVTSLGAAALHDVVTALQRRAPHIPVVIYPASVQGAQAAGELRGAVLKAGERRGTDQVDVLLLVRGGGAMEDLWAFNDEALARAIVASPMPVVCGVGHETDFTIADFCADMRAPTPTAAAELCAQPQGSWLSALDQVFSRLQNGVDRQMQSHNQRLDWAASRVSQPSHLVTRQQARLAGIAQSLNHAMRSTLRREQLRLQALSSDLPREITGSLQRSRHQLERAKLRLELLDPKLVLQRGYAWLADLQGQPITAANMTHIGQPVRATLADGQVDLTVSARRLI from the coding sequence GTGGTTGATGCTTTTTCGTTCCGTGAAAGACCTGTAGCGTCCTTGCGCGAAAGCGGTGTGCGCGTCTGGCCGGTGGGTTCCTTGCTGCGTGCCATCGCCGACAGTCTGGAGGCGCGATTCAACCCTGTCGCGGTCCAGGGCGAGCTTGCCGGCTTTTCGCGGGCAGCCAGCGGCCACTGCTATTTTTCGCTTAAGGACGGGCAGGGGCAGATTCGCTGCGCCATGTTTCGCCGCGCGGCCAGCCTGCTGGATTTTTCGCCGCGCGACGGCCAACTGGTTGAGTTGCGCGGCCGGCTGGGCGTGTACGAGCCGCGTGGCGAGTTGCAGCTGGTGGTCGAATCCATGCAGCAGGCCGGCCAGGGCACTTTGTTCGAACAATTTTTGCAGCTCAAGGCCAGGCTTGAGCAAGAAGGGTTGTTCGACACCGCCCGAAAGCGTCCGCTGCCGGTCATGCCGCGTGCCATCGGCGTGGTGACTTCCCTGGGGGCCGCAGCGCTGCACGATGTCGTGACCGCCCTGCAGCGCCGCGCGCCGCACATCCCGGTGGTGATTTATCCTGCCAGCGTGCAGGGTGCCCAGGCTGCTGGTGAATTGCGGGGGGCCGTGCTCAAGGCTGGCGAGCGACGCGGCACCGATCAGGTCGATGTGCTGCTGCTGGTGCGCGGCGGCGGTGCCATGGAGGATCTGTGGGCCTTCAACGATGAGGCGCTGGCCCGCGCCATCGTTGCTTCGCCCATGCCGGTGGTCTGCGGTGTCGGGCACGAAACGGATTTCACCATTGCCGACTTCTGCGCCGATATGCGTGCGCCGACACCCACGGCGGCTGCGGAACTGTGCGCGCAGCCACAAGGCAGCTGGCTGAGCGCGCTGGACCAGGTTTTTTCGCGCCTGCAAAACGGCGTGGACCGGCAGATGCAGTCACACAACCAGCGCCTGGACTGGGCGGCGTCCCGCGTCAGCCAACCCTCGCACCTGGTGACGCGGCAGCAGGCACGACTGGCCGGCATCGCGCAAAGTCTCAATCATGCGATGCGCTCGACCTTGCGGCGTGAGCAACTCAGGCTACAGGCGCTGAGCAGCGACCTGCCGAGAGAAATTACAGGCAGCCTGCAGCGCAGCCGCCATCAACTCGAACGCGCGAAATTGCGGCTTGAACTGCTGGACCCCAAACTGGTGTTGCAGCGGGGCTATGCCTGGCTGGCAGACCTGCAAGGCCAGCCCATCACCGCTGCAAATATGACCCATATTGGCCAGCCAGTGCGCGCTACCCTTGCGGATGGACAGGTCGATTTGACGGTCTCTGCACGCCGGTTGATTTAG
- a CDS encoding superoxide dismutase, whose product MEHTLPPLPYAIDALAPHYSQETLEYHHGKHHNAYVVNLNNLQKGTEFESMTLEEIIKKSSGGVYNNSAQVWNHTFFWNCMKPAGGGEPSGALAEAINAKFGSYAAFKEAFVKSAVGNFGSGWTWLVKKPDGTVDIVNTGAAGTPLTTADKALLTVDVWEHAYYIDYRNLRPKYVETFLSSLVNWEFAEANFA is encoded by the coding sequence ATGGAACACACGCTCCCACCGCTCCCGTATGCGATTGACGCACTGGCCCCGCATTACAGCCAGGAAACCCTTGAGTACCATCATGGCAAGCACCACAATGCCTATGTGGTGAACCTCAACAACCTGCAAAAAGGGACCGAGTTCGAGTCCATGACGCTCGAAGAGATCATCAAGAAATCGAGCGGCGGCGTGTACAACAACTCCGCCCAGGTCTGGAATCACACCTTTTTCTGGAACTGCATGAAGCCGGCTGGCGGCGGCGAGCCCAGCGGTGCACTGGCCGAGGCCATCAATGCCAAATTCGGCTCCTACGCGGCCTTCAAGGAAGCCTTTGTCAAATCCGCAGTCGGCAATTTCGGCTCGGGCTGGACCTGGCTGGTTAAAAAACCTGATGGCACCGTGGACATTGTCAACACCGGTGCAGCAGGAACACCGCTGACGACGGCTGACAAGGCCCTGCTGACGGTGGACGTGTGGGAGCATGCCTATTACATCGACTACCGCAATCTGCGTCCCAAGTATGTCGAGACCTTCCTGTCCAGCCTGGTGAACTGGGAATTTGCCGAGGCCAATTTCGCCTGA
- a CDS encoding DUF192 domain-containing protein — MAAAALLVPGWASAQQAPQLNLQRVKLSTGMYVIDAQVALTPEQRQTGLMLRKDMPQHEGMLFVFEQASEQCFWMKNTLLPLTAAFVADDGTIVNMADMKPETTDSHCSAKPVRYVLEMNKGWFAKKGIKPGSKLSGPVFEAQR, encoded by the coding sequence ATGGCCGCTGCAGCGCTGCTCGTGCCCGGCTGGGCATCGGCGCAGCAAGCCCCGCAACTGAACCTGCAGCGCGTCAAGCTGAGCACTGGCATGTATGTGATCGATGCGCAGGTCGCCCTGACACCCGAGCAGCGCCAGACCGGCCTGATGCTGCGCAAGGACATGCCCCAGCACGAAGGCATGCTCTTTGTTTTTGAGCAAGCCAGCGAGCAATGCTTCTGGATGAAAAACACGCTGCTTCCCTTGACCGCCGCTTTCGTGGCCGATGACGGCACGATTGTGAACATGGCGGACATGAAGCCCGAAACCACCGACTCGCACTGCTCGGCCAAGCCGGTTCGCTATGTCCTGGAAATGAACAAAGGCTGGTTTGCCAAAAAAGGCATCAAGCCGGGCAGCAAGCTGTCCGGGCCGGTTTTTGAAGCACAGCGCTGA
- the icd gene encoding NADP-dependent isocitrate dehydrogenase encodes MYMYLHIKVPTQGEKITVNADNSLNVPDEPIIPFIEGDGTGVDISPVMLKVVDAAVAKAYGGKKKIHWMEVFAGEKSTKVYGPDVWLPEETLSAVKDYVVSIKGPLTTPVGGGIRSLNVALRQELDLYVCLRPIQYFAGVPSPVKEPQKTNMVIFRENSEDIYAGIEFESGSDKAKKLIKFLQEELGVKKIRFPETSGIGIKPVSSEGTERLMRKAIQYAIDNDKSSVTIVHKGNIMKFTEGGFRDWSYALAQKEFGAEMIDGGPWCQFKNPKTGKDIIIKDVIADAFLQQILLRPAEYSVIATLNLNGDYISDALAAQVGGIGIAPGANLSDTIAMFEATHGTAPKYAGKDYVNPGSLILSAEMMLRHMGWVEAADLIISSMENSIASKKVTYDFARLMEGATQVSCSGFGQVMIDHM; translated from the coding sequence CTGTACATGTACCTGCACATCAAGGTGCCCACCCAGGGCGAGAAAATCACTGTCAATGCCGACAACTCATTGAATGTGCCTGACGAGCCCATCATTCCGTTCATCGAGGGTGACGGAACTGGCGTGGATATTTCTCCGGTGATGCTGAAAGTGGTTGATGCCGCGGTGGCCAAGGCTTACGGCGGCAAGAAGAAAATCCACTGGATGGAAGTGTTTGCCGGTGAAAAATCCACCAAGGTCTATGGCCCTGACGTGTGGCTGCCTGAAGAAACGCTGTCTGCCGTCAAGGACTATGTGGTTTCCATCAAGGGTCCGTTGACAACGCCCGTGGGCGGTGGCATCCGCAGCCTGAACGTTGCGTTGCGCCAGGAACTTGACCTTTACGTCTGCCTGCGTCCCATCCAGTACTTTGCCGGTGTCCCTTCGCCAGTCAAGGAACCCCAGAAGACCAACATGGTGATTTTCCGTGAAAACTCGGAGGACATCTACGCGGGCATCGAATTCGAGTCAGGCAGCGACAAGGCGAAAAAGCTCATCAAGTTCCTGCAGGAAGAACTCGGCGTCAAGAAAATCCGCTTCCCCGAGACTTCGGGCATCGGCATCAAGCCGGTTTCCAGCGAAGGCACCGAGCGCCTGATGCGCAAGGCCATCCAGTACGCAATTGACAATGACAAGTCCAGCGTGACCATCGTGCACAAGGGCAACATCATGAAGTTCACCGAAGGGGGCTTTCGTGACTGGTCTTACGCGCTGGCGCAAAAGGAGTTTGGTGCCGAAATGATTGACGGCGGCCCATGGTGCCAGTTCAAGAATCCAAAAACCGGCAAGGACATCATCATCAAGGACGTCATTGCCGACGCCTTCCTGCAGCAAATTCTGCTGCGCCCCGCCGAGTACAGCGTGATTGCCACGCTGAACCTGAACGGCGACTACATTTCCGACGCGCTGGCAGCCCAGGTCGGCGGCATCGGCATTGCTCCGGGCGCCAACCTGAGCGACACCATTGCCATGTTTGAAGCCACCCACGGCACCGCTCCCAAATATGCCGGCAAGGACTATGTGAACCCTGGCTCCCTGATCCTGTCGGCTGAAATGATGCTGCGCCACATGGGCTGGGTCGAAGCGGCTGACCTCATCATCAGCTCGATGGAAAATTCGATTGCCTCCAAGAAAGTCACTTATGACTTCGCCCGTCTCATGGAAGGCGCTACGCAAGTGAGCTGCTCCGGTTTTGGACAGGTCATGATCGACCATATGTAA
- a CDS encoding RNA recognition motif domain-containing protein produces the protein MGNKLYVGNLPYTVRDEDLQQSFGQFGAVTSAKVMMERDTGRSKGFGFVEMGSDAEAQAAIAGMNGQSLGGRSITVNEARPMEARPPRTGGFGGGGGYGGGGDRSGGGGYGGGDRSGGGGGGYGGGGGRGGY, from the coding sequence ATGGGCAACAAACTTTACGTCGGCAACCTGCCTTACACAGTGCGTGACGAAGACCTGCAGCAGTCTTTTGGTCAATTCGGTGCTGTCACCAGCGCTAAAGTCATGATGGAACGCGACACCGGTCGCTCCAAAGGCTTTGGTTTCGTCGAAATGGGCAGCGATGCCGAAGCGCAAGCCGCAATTGCCGGCATGAACGGTCAGTCACTTGGCGGCCGTAGCATCACTGTGAACGAAGCCCGTCCAATGGAAGCACGTCCTCCCCGTACCGGCGGCTTCGGTGGCGGTGGTGGTTATGGCGGTGGTGGCGATCGTTCTGGTGGCGGTGGCTACGGCGGCGGCGATCGTTCTGGCGGTGGCGGTGGCGGTTACGGCGGCGGCGGTGGTCGCGGCGGCTACTAA
- the clpS gene encoding ATP-dependent Clp protease adapter ClpS — protein sequence MATKPPKSPAQPPTPAVKPADVNGGDSVVLERRPQKTKPPQMYQVVLLNDDYTPMEFVVVVIQEFFNKDRETATQIMLKIHLDGKGICGVFSRDVAATKVDQVTEAARKNGHPLQCVSEPIE from the coding sequence ATGGCAACAAAACCCCCTAAATCTCCGGCGCAACCGCCAACTCCTGCCGTCAAGCCTGCCGACGTGAACGGCGGGGACTCGGTGGTGCTGGAACGCCGCCCGCAAAAGACAAAACCACCTCAGATGTACCAGGTGGTGCTGCTCAACGATGACTACACGCCGATGGAGTTTGTCGTGGTGGTCATCCAGGAATTTTTCAACAAGGACCGTGAAACCGCGACCCAGATCATGCTCAAGATCCATCTCGATGGAAAAGGCATTTGCGGAGTATTCTCCAGAGATGTCGCGGCAACCAAGGTTGACCAGGTCACGGAAGCAGCCCGAAAAAATGGCCATCCGCTGCAATGTGTCAGCGAACCCATTGAATAA
- the clpA gene encoding ATP-dependent Clp protease ATP-binding subunit ClpA, producing the protein MIAQELEVSLHMAFVEARQQRHEFITVEHLLLALLDNPSAAEVLRACSANVDDLRKSLANFIKDNTPQVAGSDDVDTQPTLGFQRVIQRAIMHVQSTGSGKKEVTGANVLVAIFGEKDSHAVYYLHQQGVTRLDVVNFIAHGIKKSDPPEPTKTGETAAENEESGEKNEKASPLEQYTVNLNQLAKEGKIDPLIGRHYEVERVIQILCRRRKNNPLLVGEAGVGKTAIAEGLAWRITQKDVPEILAEANVYSLDMGALLAGTKYRGDFEQRLKGVLKSLKDKPNGILFIDEIHTLIGAGAASGGTLDASNLLKPALSSGQLKCIGATTFTEYRGIFEKDAALSRRFQKVDVVEPTVQETVDILKGLKSRFEEHHGVKYALAALQAAAELSAKYINDRHLPDKAIDVIDEAGAAQRILPANKRKKTITKTEVEEIVAKIARIPPANVSNDDRGKLKTLERDLKSVVFGQDKALDILASAVKMARSGLGKDDKPIGSFLFSGPTGVGKTEAAKQLAYIMGIELIRFDMSEYMERHAVSRLIGAPPGYVGFDQGGLLTEAVTKKPHCVLLLDEIEKAHPDIFNVLLQVMDHGTLTDNNGRKADFRNVIIVMTTNAGAETMNKATIGFTNPREAGDEMADIKRLFTPEFRNRLDAVVSFKALDEVVILRVVDKFLLQLETQLAEKKVEVTFTDTLRKYLGKKGFDPLMGARPMQRLIQDTIRRALADELLFGRLTEGGRLTVDMKVTTDEKGVETGEVELDIQPLAKREGRAKPEPEAAEAS; encoded by the coding sequence ATGATTGCCCAGGAATTAGAAGTCAGCTTGCACATGGCCTTTGTCGAGGCACGCCAGCAACGCCACGAATTCATCACCGTGGAACACCTGCTGCTGGCCTTGCTGGACAACCCCAGTGCCGCTGAAGTGCTGCGCGCCTGCTCAGCCAATGTGGATGATTTGCGCAAGTCGCTTGCCAATTTCATCAAGGACAACACCCCCCAGGTAGCCGGCAGCGATGATGTCGATACCCAGCCCACGCTGGGTTTCCAGCGCGTGATCCAGCGCGCGATCATGCATGTGCAGTCCACGGGCAGCGGCAAGAAGGAAGTAACCGGCGCCAATGTGCTGGTCGCCATTTTTGGCGAAAAAGACTCGCATGCGGTGTATTACCTGCACCAGCAGGGCGTCACGCGCCTGGATGTGGTCAATTTCATTGCCCACGGCATCAAGAAAAGCGATCCGCCAGAGCCCACCAAGACCGGCGAAACCGCTGCCGAAAACGAAGAGAGTGGCGAGAAAAATGAAAAAGCCTCGCCGCTGGAGCAGTACACGGTCAACCTGAACCAGCTTGCCAAGGAAGGCAAGATTGATCCGCTGATCGGTCGCCACTACGAAGTCGAGCGCGTCATCCAGATTCTGTGCCGCAGGCGAAAGAACAACCCGCTGCTGGTGGGCGAGGCCGGCGTGGGCAAGACGGCGATTGCCGAGGGCTTGGCTTGGCGCATCACGCAAAAGGACGTGCCGGAAATTCTGGCCGAAGCCAATGTGTATTCGCTCGACATGGGTGCCTTGCTCGCCGGCACCAAGTATCGGGGCGACTTCGAGCAGCGGCTCAAGGGCGTGCTCAAGTCGCTGAAGGACAAGCCCAACGGCATCCTGTTCATCGACGAGATTCACACCCTGATCGGTGCCGGCGCGGCCTCGGGCGGCACGCTCGATGCATCCAACCTGCTCAAGCCGGCCCTCAGTTCGGGCCAGCTCAAGTGCATTGGCGCCACCACCTTCACCGAATACCGTGGCATCTTCGAAAAGGACGCGGCCCTGTCGCGGCGCTTCCAGAAGGTTGATGTGGTCGAGCCGACGGTTCAGGAAACCGTCGATATCCTCAAGGGCCTGAAGTCGCGCTTTGAAGAACACCATGGCGTCAAGTACGCGCTGGCTGCGCTGCAGGCTGCGGCCGAACTCAGCGCCAAGTACATCAATGACCGCCATCTGCCCGACAAGGCGATTGACGTGATTGACGAGGCGGGCGCTGCCCAGCGTATCTTGCCGGCCAACAAGCGCAAGAAAACCATCACCAAGACCGAGGTGGAGGAAATCGTGGCCAAGATCGCCCGCATTCCACCCGCCAATGTGTCGAACGATGACCGCGGCAAGCTCAAGACGCTGGAACGCGACCTCAAAAGCGTGGTGTTCGGCCAGGACAAGGCGCTGGACATTCTGGCGTCGGCCGTCAAGATGGCACGCTCGGGCCTGGGCAAGGACGACAAGCCGATTGGCTCCTTCCTGTTCTCCGGCCCCACCGGCGTCGGCAAGACCGAAGCGGCGAAGCAACTGGCCTACATCATGGGCATCGAGCTGATCCGCTTCGACATGTCCGAGTACATGGAGCGCCATGCCGTGAGCCGCCTGATTGGCGCGCCTCCGGGCTATGTCGGTTTTGACCAGGGCGGGCTGCTGACCGAGGCCGTGACCAAGAAGCCGCATTGCGTGCTGCTGCTCGACGAAATCGAAAAGGCGCATCCGGACATCTTCAATGTGCTGCTGCAGGTCATGGACCACGGCACGCTGACAGACAACAACGGGCGCAAGGCCGATTTCCGCAACGTGATCATCGTCATGACGACCAATGCCGGCGCCGAGACGATGAACAAGGCGACCATCGGTTTCACCAACCCGCGCGAAGCGGGTGACGAAATGGCCGACATCAAGCGCCTGTTCACGCCCGAGTTCCGCAACCGCCTGGATGCGGTGGTGAGCTTCAAGGCGCTCGACGAAGTGGTCATCCTGCGCGTCGTGGACAAGTTCCTGCTGCAGCTTGAAACCCAGCTGGCCGAGAAGAAGGTCGAGGTGACCTTCACCGACACGCTGCGCAAGTACCTTGGCAAGAAGGGCTTCGATCCGCTCATGGGCGCGCGTCCGATGCAGCGGCTGATCCAGGACACGATCCGCCGTGCGCTGGCCGACGAGCTGCTGTTTGGCCGGCTGACCGAAGGCGGCCGCCTGACGGTCGACATGAAGGTCACGACCGACGAAAAAGGCGTGGAAACCGGCGAAGTCGAACTCGACATCCAGCCGCTGGCCAAACGCGAAGGCCGTGCCAAGCCGGAGCCGGAAGCGGCCGAGGCGAGTTGA
- the sbcB gene encoding exodeoxyribonuclease I has protein sequence MDSHTFLWHDYETFGLNTRRDRPAQFAGIRTDAELNEIGEPLMIYCQPANDYLPDPESCVLTGITPQHCLQHGVPEHAFAARIEQVLAQPGTIGVGYNTIRFDDEVTRHLFWRNLIDPYGREWQNECGRWDLLDVVRMAYALRPDGIVWPLKEDGKPSFKLEDLARANGLLHETAHDALSDVRATIALARLVRTAQPRLFDFCLGLHKKARVSAELGLPATARMARPFLHVSGMFPAERGCLAVMFPLATHPANKNEVLAWDLAHDPSELPLLDVATLRLRLFSKSADLPEGVQRLPIKSVHLNKSPMVVRNLQTLTPAMAARWGVDTEQALRHAEIAAGLPDMSAVWPEVFRRAAEAEPDVDENLYGGFIGNDDRRRLNQLREMSGAELAHSRMGFDDGRLKELVFRYRARNFPETLNPEDTERWEAHRAARLLDGEGGARNVDALFAGIDALAQTADERGEAILGALYDYAEAIVPEPAS, from the coding sequence ATGGATTCGCACACTTTTCTCTGGCACGACTACGAGACGTTTGGCCTCAATACGCGCCGCGACCGGCCGGCGCAGTTTGCCGGGATTCGCACGGACGCCGAACTCAATGAGATCGGCGAGCCGCTGATGATTTATTGCCAGCCGGCCAACGACTACCTGCCTGACCCGGAGTCGTGCGTGCTCACCGGCATCACGCCGCAGCATTGCCTGCAGCATGGTGTGCCCGAGCATGCGTTTGCCGCCCGGATCGAGCAGGTGCTGGCGCAGCCCGGAACGATTGGCGTGGGCTACAACACCATCCGTTTTGATGACGAGGTGACGCGCCACCTGTTCTGGCGCAACCTGATCGACCCGTATGGCCGCGAATGGCAAAACGAATGCGGCCGCTGGGACTTGCTCGACGTGGTGCGCATGGCCTATGCATTGCGGCCCGACGGCATCGTCTGGCCCTTGAAGGAGGACGGCAAACCGAGCTTCAAGCTTGAAGACCTGGCGCGCGCCAATGGCCTGCTGCATGAGACGGCGCACGATGCCCTGTCTGACGTTCGCGCCACGATTGCCCTGGCCCGGCTGGTTCGCACGGCGCAGCCCAGGCTGTTTGACTTTTGCCTGGGTTTGCACAAAAAAGCCCGGGTATCGGCCGAACTGGGTTTGCCCGCCACCGCCCGGATGGCCCGGCCGTTTTTACATGTCTCGGGCATGTTCCCGGCCGAGCGCGGCTGCCTGGCCGTCATGTTTCCGCTGGCCACCCATCCGGCCAACAAGAACGAAGTGCTGGCGTGGGATCTGGCGCATGACCCGAGCGAGCTGCCGCTGCTCGATGTGGCCACGCTGCGCCTGCGGCTGTTCAGCAAGTCGGCCGATCTGCCCGAGGGCGTGCAGCGCCTGCCGATCAAGTCGGTGCACCTGAACAAGTCCCCCATGGTCGTACGTAATCTACAAACCTTGACGCCCGCCATGGCGGCGCGCTGGGGTGTGGACACTGAACAAGCGCTGCGCCATGCCGAAATCGCCGCTGGCCTGCCCGACATGAGTGCGGTCTGGCCCGAGGTGTTCAGGCGTGCGGCGGAGGCCGAGCCCGATGTGGATGAAAACCTGTATGGCGGCTTCATCGGCAACGACGACCGCCGCAGGCTGAACCAGTTGCGCGAAATGTCTGGTGCCGAACTGGCGCACAGCCGCATGGGCTTTGACGACGGGCGGCTGAAGGAGCTGGTGTTTCGCTACCGCGCGCGCAATTTCCCCGAAACCCTGAACCCTGAAGACACCGAGCGCTGGGAAGCGCATCGCGCAGCGCGGCTGCTGGACGGTGAGGGCGGGGCGCGCAATGTCGATGCCTTGTTTGCCGGGATTGATGCGCTGGCGCAAACCGCCGACGAGCGCGGCGAAGCGATTCTGGGCGCCCTGTATGACTACGCCGAGGCCATCGTGCCTGAGCCTGCGTCCTGA
- a CDS encoding saccharopine dehydrogenase family protein, whose translation MKKIMLVGAGNIGSTIAALLDAAGDYAVTVVDASPAALASVTTGARVQVQTLDITQPDALRAALAGQFAVLSAAPFHLTTAIAEAAVAEQVHYLDLTEDVASTRRVRELAAGAQSALMPQCGLAPGFVSIVAADLCRRFDSLHSVRMRVGALPQFPSNALNYNLTWSTDGVINEYCEPCEAIVEGVPRQVPALAEDEEFSLDGVTYEAFNTSGGLGTLCETLAGRVINLNYKTIRYPGHAAIMKALLNDLRLRDHRHVLKDILENALPAALQDVVIVFVTVSGLRDGRLMQETYAHKVYSQLLGGTLRSAIQVTTAAGICTALDLLASGRLPARGFIRQEDMALADFLDNRFGAVYAGGPAASPPRRADPRVAAGHTAPAHKFKGLRPLAHG comes from the coding sequence ATGAAAAAAATCATGCTGGTCGGCGCCGGCAACATCGGCTCGACCATTGCCGCCCTGCTGGATGCGGCCGGCGATTACGCGGTCACGGTGGTGGATGCGTCGCCCGCCGCGCTGGCCAGCGTCACGACGGGCGCACGGGTTCAGGTGCAAACGCTGGACATCACCCAGCCGGACGCCCTGCGCGCGGCCCTTGCCGGGCAATTCGCGGTGCTGAGCGCCGCGCCGTTTCATCTCACGACAGCGATTGCCGAGGCCGCCGTTGCCGAGCAAGTGCACTACCTGGACCTGACCGAAGATGTCGCCAGCACCCGGCGCGTGCGCGAACTGGCCGCCGGCGCGCAGTCGGCGCTGATGCCGCAATGCGGCCTGGCGCCGGGCTTTGTGTCCATCGTGGCCGCCGACCTGTGCCGGCGTTTTGACAGCCTGCACAGCGTGCGCATGCGCGTGGGCGCGCTGCCGCAGTTCCCGTCGAACGCGCTCAACTACAACCTGACCTGGAGCACCGACGGCGTCATCAATGAATACTGCGAGCCCTGCGAAGCCATCGTCGAAGGCGTTCCGCGCCAAGTGCCGGCGCTGGCCGAGGACGAGGAGTTTTCGCTCGACGGCGTGACCTACGAGGCATTCAACACCTCCGGCGGCCTTGGAACGCTGTGCGAGACGCTGGCCGGCCGGGTCATCAACCTCAACTACAAGACCATACGCTACCCCGGCCACGCCGCCATCATGAAGGCGCTGCTCAACGACCTGCGGCTGCGCGACCATCGCCATGTGCTCAAGGACATCCTGGAAAACGCCTTGCCGGCCGCGCTGCAGGACGTGGTGATCGTGTTTGTGACTGTCAGCGGCCTGCGCGATGGCCGGCTGATGCAGGAAACCTATGCGCACAAGGTGTACAGCCAGTTGCTGGGCGGCACGCTGCGCAGCGCCATCCAGGTCACGACCGCCGCCGGCATCTGCACCGCGCTCGACCTGCTGGCCAGCGGACGCCTGCCGGCACGGGGCTTTATCCGCCAGGAAGACATGGCGCTGGCCGATTTCCTGGACAACCGCTTTGGCGCGGTCTATGCCGGCGGGCCTGCCGCCAGCCCGCCCCGGCGGGCTGACCCGCGCGTGGCCGCCGGCCACACCGCCCCTGCCCATAAATTCAAGGGTTTAAGGCCTCTTGCGCACGGCTAA
- a CDS encoding Lrp/AsnC family transcriptional regulator has translation MKLDAIDQTLLNELRENARCPVALLARKVGLSRTAVQARIARLERDRVITGYGARTGAAHEQSQVAAHVMLTVGPKLSGPVEAALRRIPEVRSLLSISGTFDMIAIVQAGSIEGLDALINRIGLIEGVERTHTSVVLSKRFER, from the coding sequence ATGAAACTGGACGCCATTGACCAAACCCTGCTCAACGAGTTGCGGGAAAACGCGCGTTGCCCGGTGGCCTTGCTGGCGCGCAAGGTCGGCTTGTCGCGTACCGCCGTGCAGGCGCGCATTGCGCGGCTGGAGCGCGACCGGGTGATCACCGGCTATGGCGCGCGCACCGGCGCGGCCCATGAGCAGTCGCAGGTCGCCGCGCATGTGATGCTCACGGTCGGCCCCAAGCTCTCGGGTCCGGTCGAAGCCGCGCTGCGCCGGATTCCCGAAGTGCGCTCCCTGCTGTCCATCAGCGGCACCTTCGACATGATCGCCATCGTCCAGGCCGGCTCGATAGAAGGGCTGGACGCGCTGATCAACCGCATCGGCCTGATTGAAGGGGTTGAGCGCACCCACACCTCGGTGGTGCTGTCCAAACGCTTTGAGCGCTGA